The Pseudophaeobacter arcticus DSM 23566 genome includes a region encoding these proteins:
- a CDS encoding extracellular solute-binding protein has translation MKKLMTGTALSLCLASPALAEGSLNIYAWSESIAPELIEKFAKEYDVDVSLDGYSSNEDLLTKLQAGASGYDIAAPSQHFLRIMIDEGLIENFAANELEAYANIDERWRNQWWDEGQEYSIPMAYGTAGFAVNTAEYDGPTDSLKYFFEPGEGLTGKIALLSYPDEVIGAAQMYLGVPFCSEDPAEMKKVLDLLMAQKDAVSVYSSDNIATRLSSGEVATHFWWDGEVVRAIADGAPVEYAMPKEGLVGWIDSLVIPKGAPNRENAIKFIEFISTPENATIEMNHYAHSSPMQVIEADKIYTEEVAPALYPTVPVEMSRTCSPKAQDLVTRVWTQLLQ, from the coding sequence ATGAAAAAACTGATGACGGGAACCGCGCTTTCACTTTGCCTAGCATCTCCGGCGTTGGCCGAAGGAAGCCTGAACATCTACGCATGGTCGGAATCCATCGCCCCTGAGCTGATTGAGAAATTTGCGAAAGAATACGACGTGGACGTCAGCCTCGACGGCTACTCTTCGAACGAAGATTTGCTGACCAAGCTGCAGGCGGGCGCGTCGGGCTACGACATCGCCGCGCCGTCACAGCACTTCCTGCGGATCATGATCGACGAAGGTCTGATCGAGAATTTTGCGGCCAACGAGTTGGAGGCCTATGCCAATATTGACGAACGCTGGCGCAACCAGTGGTGGGACGAAGGCCAGGAATATTCGATCCCGATGGCCTATGGCACGGCAGGCTTTGCCGTGAACACCGCCGAGTATGACGGACCAACTGACAGCCTGAAATATTTCTTTGAACCCGGCGAAGGTCTGACGGGCAAGATCGCTTTGCTGTCCTATCCTGATGAGGTCATCGGGGCGGCGCAAATGTATCTGGGCGTGCCTTTCTGCTCCGAGGATCCAGCCGAGATGAAGAAGGTTCTGGATCTGTTGATGGCGCAGAAGGATGCGGTTTCGGTCTATTCCTCGGACAATATCGCGACCCGCCTCAGCTCGGGCGAGGTGGCGACCCATTTCTGGTGGGACGGCGAAGTGGTCCGCGCCATCGCCGACGGTGCGCCGGTGGAATACGCCATGCCCAAGGAAGGTCTGGTTGGCTGGATCGACAGCCTTGTGATCCCCAAGGGCGCACCGAACCGCGAGAATGCGATCAAGTTCATCGAATTCATCTCGACCCCCGAGAACGCAACCATCGAGATGAACCACTACGCCCATTCTTCGCCGATGCAGGTGATCGAAGCCGACAAGATTTACACCGAAGAAGTCGCCCCGGCGCTCTATCCCACGGTGCCAGTGGAAATGTCGCGCACCTGTAGCCCCAAAGCGCAGGATCTTGTGACCCGCGTCTGGACGCAGCTGCTGCAGTAA
- a CDS encoding CGNR zinc finger domain-containing protein yields MNAKNTRPSPSFVGEDTALDFLNSVAAPKASVIDWLETGADLLDWLVLAGLCTESEVAQFRGDINAADLARTLDDIHAFRDDLRDFVSLAADANEVPISHPMLERINEVLATGRQHLQISLSPTQATDGSATTEALCLSTLHQFRTPEDLLARIAAAAAKFICEADFRYVRNCQGPTCTLYFHDVSKNHKRRWCSMEVCGNRAKAAAHRETKSAARSKAAKD; encoded by the coding sequence ATGAACGCCAAGAACACCCGCCCATCCCCAAGCTTTGTTGGGGAAGACACAGCACTGGATTTCCTGAATTCTGTTGCAGCCCCCAAGGCATCGGTCATTGATTGGCTGGAGACCGGGGCTGACCTGTTGGATTGGCTGGTGCTGGCTGGCCTATGCACTGAATCAGAAGTGGCGCAGTTTCGGGGGGACATTAATGCCGCTGATCTGGCGCGCACTTTGGATGACATCCATGCTTTTCGTGACGACCTGCGCGACTTTGTCAGCCTGGCTGCTGACGCCAACGAAGTGCCGATATCTCACCCGATGCTTGAAAGAATAAATGAAGTATTGGCCACCGGGCGGCAACATCTACAGATCAGCCTCTCGCCAACTCAAGCCACCGATGGGTCTGCGACAACCGAGGCGCTTTGCCTGTCAACTCTGCACCAATTTCGAACGCCTGAAGATCTGCTGGCCCGCATCGCCGCAGCCGCAGCAAAATTTATTTGTGAGGCGGATTTCAGGTATGTCAGGAATTGCCAAGGGCCAACCTGTACGCTGTATTTCCACGACGTCAGCAAGAACCACAAACGCCGCTGGTGTTCGATGGAGGTCTGCGGCAACCGTGCAAAAGCCGCTGCACATCGAGAGACCAAATCAGCGGCCCGGTCAAAGGCAGCCAAGGATTAG
- a CDS encoding amidohydrolase yields the protein MPANLVILNAKIRPLFAAKGTTALAVRDGRIKAMGGDADIRGEIGPDTQVIDAGGRELLPGFIESHLHLFMGGASLSMLNLGETFGFEATREAFLAFIEQNPADDLISGFATNYTIFGEDRRPNRHDLDRICADRPICLNSVDLHCAWANTRALELAGILQGADVGAGAEVVMGEDGLATGELREFAAMQRVKSLSRLQGRDGMDQLGLDEVPQEHRAYDRALIAEAGAYCARHGITHAVNMDGTPYQAGLMRELALAGNMPVRVSLPLKLVEADGPEGVARIEQFGAEVPGWLSFGRIKLFMDGVYDTWTALTVSDYPDKPGFRSEPLIAPEVFKAICIEADRRGLQVATHAVGDGAVRASIDGYEAVAQANGPRDARHRIEHIDTIDPEDLERLKPLGIVASMQPVHPPGSAGLPLEPTTSIMGRDRWANAFPWRKIRDRDVPLAFGTDWPVSPLSPLYAIHCALTRAPWAEDMPDQRISLDACLAAYSMGGAYADFCETRRGALKPGYDADLVLIDGALEDLAESAEAASVFMTLCNGEITYGADRA from the coding sequence ATGCCCGCCAATCTCGTCATTCTGAATGCAAAGATCCGCCCGCTCTTTGCTGCCAAAGGCACAACGGCGCTTGCCGTCCGCGACGGGCGCATCAAGGCCATGGGAGGTGACGCTGACATTCGGGGCGAAATCGGCCCGGACACGCAGGTAATCGACGCGGGCGGACGCGAGCTGCTTCCCGGTTTCATCGAGAGCCACCTGCATCTGTTCATGGGGGGCGCGTCGCTGTCGATGCTGAACCTCGGTGAGACTTTTGGGTTTGAGGCCACGCGCGAGGCCTTCCTGGCCTTTATTGAACAAAACCCGGCAGATGACCTGATCTCGGGGTTTGCCACCAACTACACCATTTTTGGGGAGGACCGCCGCCCCAATCGGCATGATCTGGACCGGATCTGTGCGGATCGTCCGATCTGTCTGAACTCAGTCGACCTGCATTGCGCCTGGGCCAATACCCGCGCGTTGGAACTGGCAGGCATCCTGCAGGGCGCCGACGTCGGAGCAGGGGCTGAGGTGGTGATGGGCGAGGACGGGCTGGCCACCGGAGAGTTGCGGGAATTTGCCGCCATGCAGCGGGTCAAGTCGCTGTCGCGGCTGCAGGGGCGCGACGGGATGGATCAACTGGGGCTGGATGAGGTGCCGCAAGAGCACCGCGCCTATGACCGTGCGCTGATTGCCGAGGCTGGCGCCTATTGCGCGCGTCACGGCATCACCCATGCGGTCAACATGGATGGCACACCGTATCAGGCCGGGCTGATGCGCGAGCTGGCACTGGCGGGCAACATGCCCGTACGGGTGAGCCTGCCGCTCAAGCTGGTGGAGGCTGACGGCCCCGAAGGTGTGGCCCGGATCGAACAGTTCGGTGCCGAGGTCCCCGGCTGGCTGAGCTTTGGTCGGATCAAACTGTTTATGGATGGCGTCTACGACACCTGGACGGCGCTCACCGTGAGCGATTACCCCGACAAGCCCGGCTTTCGCTCGGAGCCCTTGATCGCGCCGGAGGTTTTCAAGGCAATTTGCATCGAAGCCGACCGGCGCGGTCTTCAGGTTGCCACCCACGCGGTGGGAGACGGTGCCGTGCGTGCCAGCATTGACGGATACGAGGCGGTAGCGCAGGCCAACGGCCCGCGCGATGCCCGCCACCGGATTGAACATATCGACACGATTGATCCAGAAGATCTGGAACGGCTAAAGCCCCTGGGCATCGTTGCCTCCATGCAGCCGGTGCATCCGCCGGGATCGGCGGGGCTGCCGCTGGAACCCACCACATCCATCATGGGGCGGGACCGTTGGGCAAATGCGTTTCCCTGGCGCAAGATCCGTGACCGGGATGTGCCGCTTGCCTTTGGCACCGATTGGCCAGTGTCGCCGCTTTCACCGCTCTACGCCATCCATTGCGCCCTGACCCGTGCGCCCTGGGCCGAGGATATGCCGGATCAGCGGATCAGCCTTGACGCCTGTCTTGCGGCGTATTCGATGGGCGGCGCCTATGCGGATTTCTGCGAAACGCGGCGCGGCGCGCTGAAGCCTGGATATGACGCCGATCTGGTGCTGATCGACGGGGCCTTGGAAGACCTCGCAGAGAGCGCCGAGGCGGCTTCGGTCTTCATGACGCTGTGCAATGGAGAGATAACCTATGGGGCAGACCGTGCATAA
- a CDS encoding GMC family oxidoreductase, with amino-acid sequence MGQTVHKAEFDYIVIGAGSAGCVLANRLSANPTHRVLVVEAGGSQSDPRVKVPAGILAMYGRPRFDFGYVGTPQPELNGRRIPVNRGKMLGGSSSMNSMLYIRGAASDYDEWRDLGCTGWGWDDILPLFKALERNGIGQDPAYHGTEGELYVSHPTDPNTVCQDFIAAGETLQLPHNTDFNGASQLGLGVYDVTQKNGIRFSAYNAFLEPVRHRPNLEIWTGTELQHLILDQGRVSGVALKRNGAVQQVGCRGEVVLSGGAIGTPMALMASGIGPGEVLRAAGIEVAHDLAGVGQNLRDHVDGMITLRSGSARTLGLSLRNWRRLVMSPFAFAAQRRGELSTNYVVAGGFAKTRYAGDLPDIQFHFVPGYRSHRGRLLEWGHGFAVHTCVLRPGSVGEIRLGHENGAPVPLIDHRFFSDRRDLDTLIEGIKTARQIFAASPMAGLGGEEILPGPEVQSDGEIEAYLRAEALTVYHPVGTAKMGTDPMAVVDPVSLRVRGLQNLRVADASVMPTLIGGNTNAPTMVIGEKCASAILR; translated from the coding sequence ATGGGGCAGACCGTGCATAAAGCTGAGTTCGACTATATCGTTATCGGTGCAGGGTCTGCCGGCTGTGTTCTGGCCAACCGGCTGTCAGCCAACCCCACCCATCGGGTGCTGGTGGTCGAGGCGGGCGGATCGCAGAGCGACCCGCGGGTGAAAGTCCCGGCGGGCATCCTGGCGATGTATGGCCGCCCGCGCTTTGACTTTGGCTATGTCGGCACACCCCAGCCGGAACTGAACGGCCGCCGAATTCCGGTGAACCGGGGAAAGATGCTTGGCGGTTCCTCCTCGATGAACTCGATGCTTTATATTCGCGGTGCTGCCTCGGACTATGATGAGTGGCGCGATCTGGGCTGTACCGGATGGGGTTGGGACGACATCTTGCCCCTGTTCAAGGCGCTTGAGCGCAATGGCATCGGTCAGGATCCCGCCTATCACGGCACCGAGGGAGAGCTTTATGTCTCGCATCCCACCGACCCGAACACCGTCTGTCAGGATTTTATTGCTGCGGGCGAGACACTCCAACTGCCGCATAATACGGATTTCAACGGCGCCTCGCAGCTGGGTCTTGGGGTCTATGATGTGACCCAGAAAAACGGCATACGCTTTTCTGCCTACAATGCCTTTTTGGAACCGGTGCGACACCGGCCCAACCTGGAGATCTGGACTGGGACAGAGCTGCAACACCTGATCCTCGATCAGGGCCGTGTCAGCGGCGTGGCGCTGAAGCGCAACGGAGCTGTGCAGCAGGTCGGCTGCCGGGGCGAGGTGGTGCTGAGTGGCGGGGCGATTGGTACGCCGATGGCGCTGATGGCGTCGGGCATCGGTCCGGGTGAGGTGCTTCGGGCAGCGGGTATTGAGGTGGCGCATGATCTGGCTGGCGTGGGCCAGAACCTGCGGGACCATGTTGACGGAATGATTACCCTGCGCAGTGGCTCTGCGCGCACGCTTGGGCTTTCCCTGCGCAACTGGAGGCGGCTGGTAATGTCTCCCTTTGCTTTTGCCGCTCAGCGCAGGGGAGAGCTGTCAACGAACTATGTGGTTGCTGGTGGCTTTGCCAAGACACGCTACGCCGGCGATCTGCCCGATATCCAGTTCCATTTTGTGCCGGGCTACCGCAGTCACCGGGGGCGGTTGCTGGAATGGGGGCATGGTTTTGCCGTTCATACCTGCGTGTTGCGGCCCGGCTCGGTTGGTGAAATCCGATTGGGTCATGAGAACGGCGCGCCGGTGCCGCTGATTGATCATCGCTTTTTCTCTGACCGGCGCGATCTCGACACCTTGATCGAAGGGATCAAGACCGCGCGCCAGATCTTTGCGGCTTCGCCGATGGCGGGCCTCGGGGGCGAAGAGATTCTGCCTGGCCCGGAGGTGCAGAGCGACGGTGAGATCGAGGCCTACCTGCGCGCTGAGGCCTTAACCGTGTATCATCCGGTCGGCACCGCAAAAATGGGCACTGATCCCATGGCGGTGGTTGACCCGGTGTCGCTGCGGGTGCGCGGCTTGCAGAACCTGCGGGTTGCCGATGCTTCGGTGATGCCAACCCTGATCGGTGGCAACACCAACGCGCCTACGATGGTTATCGGTGAAAAATGCGCCAGCGCGATTCTCAGATGA
- a CDS encoding FMN-dependent NADH-azoreductase, with protein sequence MKKILHILASPRGADSQSSKLAAAYLAAEKAANPDLTVDVLDLWQADLPEFDGDKAAAKMTFFGVGEMDASTQSAWDQIVSITERFTAADTYVLSVPMWNGGVPYKLKQYIDIITQPGLLFGFDPEAGYSGLLENKAARVFYTSGVYGPGASAKYGADHHSTYLSWWLDFIGVSDIKTVRFQPSLLTADPIGAQKAAVQQAADLAAS encoded by the coding sequence ATGAAAAAGATCCTCCATATTCTCGCCTCCCCACGTGGGGCAGATTCACAATCATCCAAATTGGCGGCGGCTTACCTCGCCGCTGAGAAAGCCGCCAATCCAGATCTAACAGTAGATGTTCTGGACCTATGGCAGGCCGATCTGCCCGAGTTTGATGGCGACAAAGCAGCGGCGAAGATGACGTTCTTTGGTGTTGGCGAAATGGATGCATCGACCCAGTCAGCCTGGGATCAAATCGTGTCGATCACCGAGCGTTTCACTGCGGCTGACACCTATGTGTTGTCTGTGCCGATGTGGAACGGTGGCGTTCCTTACAAGCTGAAGCAATACATCGACATCATTACCCAGCCCGGTTTGCTGTTTGGTTTTGACCCCGAGGCTGGATACAGTGGTTTGTTGGAGAACAAGGCGGCGCGAGTGTTTTATACCTCTGGCGTGTACGGGCCTGGCGCGTCGGCAAAATACGGGGCAGATCATCATTCTACGTATCTGTCCTGGTGGTTGGATTTTATTGGTGTGTCAGACATCAAAACCGTTCGCTTTCAGCCCTCTTTGCTGACGGCTGACCCCATAGGCGCGCAAAAAGCTGCGGTTCAGCAGGCCGCAGATTTGGCAGCCTCATAG
- a CDS encoding RNA polymerase sigma factor, whose protein sequence is MIIFDPVTVEAARQGSRAALEELINAASGPVFNLAMRMLAHRQDAEDATQEILIKIITHLGDLREMELAGAWAFRIASRHLAKTARLGRVEKMRWGFKEYAADLDHGQADPAHLDLTDAEHQLALKEVKVGCTLAMLVCLSRPLRIAYILGDIFEMTDTEACDILEIPAGTYRQRLRRARNSITDFMQSTCSIHSAAATCSCARRITPALQTGRIAKGITGLNADQIGTLAPKDVQRNVANLETAQRSVSILRSNPRFVPSMTALVEQILHQFP, encoded by the coding sequence ATGATCATTTTTGATCCCGTAACGGTGGAGGCCGCGCGACAGGGAAGTCGCGCGGCCCTAGAAGAGCTGATCAACGCGGCGTCCGGACCAGTGTTCAATCTGGCCATGCGGATGCTTGCCCATCGGCAAGATGCCGAAGACGCCACGCAGGAAATCCTGATCAAGATCATTACCCACTTGGGGGATCTGCGCGAAATGGAGCTGGCGGGAGCATGGGCTTTCCGCATCGCAAGCCGACACCTTGCCAAAACCGCACGGCTGGGCCGGGTGGAGAAAATGCGCTGGGGGTTCAAGGAATACGCAGCCGATCTGGACCATGGGCAGGCGGATCCAGCGCATTTGGATTTGACCGATGCGGAACATCAACTTGCGCTCAAAGAGGTCAAGGTCGGCTGTACATTGGCAATGCTTGTGTGCCTGTCGCGTCCGTTGCGAATAGCCTATATTCTGGGTGACATCTTTGAGATGACAGATACCGAAGCCTGCGACATTCTGGAGATCCCGGCCGGAACCTATCGCCAGCGGTTGCGGCGGGCCCGAAATTCCATAACCGACTTCATGCAATCAACCTGCAGCATACACTCCGCAGCCGCCACATGCAGCTGCGCTCGCCGTATCACACCAGCCCTGCAAACAGGGCGTATTGCCAAGGGGATAACAGGATTAAATGCAGATCAAATCGGGACGCTCGCACCTAAAGACGTCCAAAGGAATGTTGCAAATTTAGAGACCGCACAACGCTCGGTCTCCATCCTGCGCTCTAACCCCAGGTTTGTCCCCTCCATGACGGCACTTGTCGAACAGATACTGCACCAATTTCCTTAG